The stretch of DNA GCCGGCATGTCGTGGGGCGAGCGCAGCCAGTTCGAGTTGAAGATGATGTTGCCCACGCTGCTGGCGAACATCGAAGTTGACGCCAACGGCCAATTCATCGGCCAGCGCGAGCCGGGCGACCCCGACTACCGCAACCCGATGGCCGAGTTGGGCTACTCGTACCGCGACACGGTCCAGTCGATGATCGACGCGCTCGACTTCCAGAAAGAGCAAATGCCCCGCGACCAGTACGAAGAACAAAGGGCCTTCTGGCGCCGCTTCGGCGAAGAGCTAGAAGCCACCGGCGCCGAGTAACTCCCACTTGAGCCGTCGGCGCTAACCGCGGCAGCGCCACGCGCAAACTCGCCCCAACGTTGGGCGGTTAATTCAGCACTCCACCACCCGCAGCCGCATCACCACCGCCGCACCGATCACGCCGGCGGCGGCCACGATCCACCACACCACGGACGGCAGCGGCGCGAAGATGAGCGTGATGCCGATCATCGCCGCCATCGTGCCGAGGGCCTTGGCCTTGACGCCGGGGCGGACGCCGCGGTGGAGGCGCCAGTGGCGGAGCGTCGGGCCGAACCACCTCGAGTCGAGCAGCTTCTGGTGCAGCCGGTCCGAGCTGCGGCAGAGCGAGTAGCTGCACAAGAGCAAGAAGCATGTGCAGGGCAGTCCGGGCAGGATCGCGCCGAGCACCGCCAGAGTGAACCACACGGCCGCAAGCGTCAGGTGCATCGCGCGGCGCCAGCCGGTCGCTACTTCCGGGGCGCGGACGTAGCTTTCGCGGGCGGCGTCTTCGTCGGGCCAGCGCTGCACGAGTTCTACGGGAAGGGGAACGACGGTCGAGGCTTCCAGCAGCGCCGCGTCGGCGCTGTATCGCTGGGCTAGCCAGCTTAGCGACGCGCGTTGCTCGATGGGTCCTCGGTGACCGCCCCGGTATCGGACTGTCGCCTCATCGCGGGCCGGATCGAGCGTCAACGAGCGGACCGAGGCGTCGGCCAGCACGCGGCGGGCAATCTCCAGACCCACGACCGACTCTCGGTCGGCGACGGGGCCCGCCGGACGGAGCAGTGACGGTAACACAATCGGGCTCGCCATCGGTTGATTCCCATAAGCCGGGGGTGTCCGGCCCGATCGAGCGCGAACCCCCAACGTTACACCACGGCCGGTTGCTGTTACGTCGCGGCGGGCTAAGTGGTGGGAAATCCCCGGCGAAACGAAGCCGCTGCCGGTCGGCTCGCTGCCGATTAGGCCGATGGCGCCGGTTTTTGCGAGGGATGCGGTCAAGCGGCGGCTCGCCGGCTGACGATAGTTGACTTTGTTGACCCATCTAGTAATGTATGAGGGTCGTTCGCCGTTTGCTGGTCGAGATTCCGCCATGTCCGCCGCCTTGCACCTGTACGAGTCGCCCCTCCCCGCCCCGCCGGCGCCGGGCGAGAAGCCCTCCGACGCCTTCCTGGCGGACCTCGCCGCCGAGAGCCAGCGACTCGAG from Botrimarina mediterranea encodes:
- a CDS encoding YbaN family protein → MASPIVLPSLLRPAGPVADRESVVGLEIARRVLADASVRSLTLDPARDEATVRYRGGHRGPIEQRASLSWLAQRYSADAALLEASTVVPLPVELVQRWPDEDAARESYVRAPEVATGWRRAMHLTLAAVWFTLAVLGAILPGLPCTCFLLLCSYSLCRSSDRLHQKLLDSRWFGPTLRHWRLHRGVRPGVKAKALGTMAAMIGITLIFAPLPSVVWWIVAAAGVIGAAVVMRLRVVEC